A stretch of the Filimonas lacunae genome encodes the following:
- a CDS encoding sialate O-acetylesterase: protein MKKNILLLLLSAGLAPAAWAQIQLPRLIRDSMVLQREQPIQLWGWAAPGEKVSIRFAQQHITTRANTLGKWNAQLPAMKAGGPYTMQLDASNHITLNDILIGDVWLCSGQSNMVHQMALHAVRYASEVATANNPQIRHFWVPNTANMQGPQNDLPGGSWKWANPKDVGEFSAVAYFFAQKIYAQYHVPIGLINASWGGTPLQSWMSEEGFQPFPQLLSTLQQNKDTAYVNGISRAAANRPKPEMPLDKGMEEGWFNTSYAPKGWRSINIPGYWEDQGIRDLDGVVWYRREIDVPAAMTTAAAKVFLGRIVDADALYINGKQVGNTTYLYPQRRYPLPAGTLHAGKNLFVIRVTNNAGKGGFVPDKPYQLIAGNDTIDLKGTWQYKVGLVNNPPAFARNGGPGPAPGPGRIAPENQPAALFNAMIAPLIPFSLKGFLWYQGETDTGHPKEYAHLQPALIANWRSKWKQPTKPFLYVQLPGFMDMSYRPMESNWAAFREAQLQSLQIPHTGMAVAIDLGEWNDIHPDRKKEVGERLALAAQHVAYGDSTVVYSGPLFQAARIEGDKIILSFTNTGSGLTAIDDGPLSEFAIAGADKKFVWAKATIEGNTIVVQSPAIRQPQYVRYAWADNPVNPNLYNKEGLPASPFRTDNED from the coding sequence ATGAAAAAAAATATTCTTCTTTTGTTATTATCAGCAGGCTTAGCACCTGCCGCCTGGGCACAGATACAACTACCCAGGCTTATTCGTGATAGTATGGTATTGCAACGCGAACAGCCCATTCAACTCTGGGGCTGGGCTGCACCCGGCGAAAAAGTAAGCATCCGTTTCGCGCAGCAACATATTACCACCCGTGCCAATACACTGGGTAAATGGAATGCGCAACTACCTGCCATGAAAGCAGGTGGCCCCTATACCATGCAGCTGGATGCCAGTAACCATATTACCCTTAACGACATACTGATAGGCGATGTATGGTTATGCTCCGGACAGTCGAACATGGTACACCAGATGGCACTGCATGCTGTACGTTATGCCAGCGAAGTAGCCACCGCCAACAATCCGCAGATACGGCATTTCTGGGTACCCAACACCGCCAATATGCAAGGCCCGCAAAACGATTTGCCCGGTGGTTCCTGGAAATGGGCCAACCCGAAAGATGTAGGTGAGTTTTCGGCCGTAGCCTACTTTTTTGCACAGAAAATATATGCACAGTACCACGTACCCATAGGCCTTATCAATGCCAGCTGGGGTGGCACGCCCTTGCAGTCGTGGATGAGTGAAGAAGGCTTTCAGCCATTTCCGCAACTACTCAGCACCCTGCAGCAAAACAAAGATACCGCCTATGTAAACGGTATAAGCCGCGCTGCAGCCAACAGGCCAAAGCCCGAAATGCCTTTAGATAAAGGCATGGAAGAAGGCTGGTTTAATACCAGCTATGCGCCCAAAGGCTGGCGCAGCATCAACATACCCGGCTACTGGGAAGACCAGGGCATACGAGACCTGGATGGCGTGGTATGGTACCGCCGCGAGATAGACGTACCTGCCGCTATGACTACTGCCGCCGCCAAAGTATTCCTGGGCCGCATTGTAGATGCCGATGCCTTGTATATCAATGGCAAACAGGTAGGCAATACTACTTATCTATATCCGCAACGCCGCTATCCGCTGCCCGCAGGCACATTGCATGCCGGTAAAAACCTGTTTGTAATACGGGTAACCAACAACGCAGGCAAAGGCGGTTTTGTACCGGATAAGCCTTACCAGCTGATAGCCGGTAATGATACCATAGACCTCAAGGGCACCTGGCAATACAAAGTAGGCCTGGTAAACAATCCGCCTGCTTTCGCCCGCAACGGCGGCCCGGGACCTGCCCCCGGCCCCGGCAGAATAGCGCCGGAGAACCAGCCCGCCGCCTTATTTAACGCGATGATAGCCCCGTTGATACCCTTTAGTCTGAAAGGCTTTCTATGGTACCAGGGAGAAACAGATACCGGCCACCCGAAAGAGTACGCCCATTTACAGCCCGCACTCATTGCCAACTGGCGCAGCAAATGGAAGCAGCCCACCAAACCCTTTCTATACGTACAGCTACCGGGCTTTATGGATATGAGTTACCGACCGATGGAAAGCAACTGGGCCGCCTTTCGCGAAGCACAGCTGCAATCGCTGCAAATACCCCACACCGGTATGGCCGTAGCTATAGACCTGGGAGAATGGAATGATATACACCCCGACCGGAAAAAAGAAGTGGGTGAAAGGCTGGCGCTGGCCGCACAGCACGTAGCCTATGGCGATAGCACCGTAGTGTACTCCGGCCCGCTGTTTCAAGCCGCACGGATAGAAGGCGATAAAATTATACTATCCTTTACCAACACCGGCAGCGGTTTAACCGCTATAGATGATGGTCCGCTGAGTGAGTTTGCCATTGCCGGTGCCGATAAAAAGTTTGTATGGGCCAAAGCTACTATCGAAGGCAACACCATAGTAGTACAAAGCCCTGCGATCAGGCAACCACAATATGTACGGTATGCCTGGGCCGATAACCCGGTAAATCCCAACTTATATAACAAAGAGGGCTTGCCCGCCTCTCCTTTCAGAACCGATAATGAAGATTAA